The Candidatus Tumulicola sp. region GACGTCCTCACCCAAGCGTCTGTCATCCAAGTATCTGTACGACGATGTCGGATCGGCGTTGTTCGACGCGATCACGCGTATGCCCGAATATTATCTGACGGCGGCGGAGACCGAGATTCTGCGCGACTGGGGATGGGAAATCGTCCGGATGCTGGGCGAGCCCATCGACTTTTTGGAAGCCGGAAGCGGCAGCGCCGCAAAAACGCGGGTACTGATCGCCGAAGCGCTGCGCGTACAAGATCGTTTGCGGTATAGTCCCATCGACATATCGACCGAAGCGTTACGTACGTCGTCGTTAGCTCTCGTCGAGTCGTTTCCAAAGCTATCGATCCGCGCGTACGCCGGCGACTACTTCGATGTGCTAGCGTCGCCAAAACTGCAACTCGAACGGCGCACGCTTGCCATGTTCATGGGAGCAAATATCGGCAACTACGAACCGCCGGACGCGATGCGCGTTCTCGAGTTACTGGCTGGTGCACTGCGTAAGGGGGATGCGCTGCTGCTCGGAGTCGACCTCAAGAAAGATGTCGATATGCTCGAGCGCGCTTACGACGACCCGCCCGGCATCACCGCCGCATTCAGCAAAAATGTGTTGGCGCGCATCAATCGCGAGCTCGATGCAGACTTCGATCTGCGTAACTTCAAACACATCGTACGCTACGACCACAGTCGCGGCAGCGTCGATTCGTTTCTCGAAGCGCAGGCGCCGGCAACGGTGCTATTGCGCAAAGCCGGCATCGAAATCAATTTTGCGGCGGGCGAACTCCTTCACACCGAATCTTCATACAAATTTTCGGACGACGATGTCGCGCGTTTGGGCGCCGCCGCAGGCTTTACAGCCGGCAAGACGTGGCACGATCGGCAAAAGCGATTTGGCGTCCGGCTACTGATCAAAGCGTAAAGCGAATTCCATAGCGAGGAAACTCGATGTCGACGTTTGACGATCTGCCCTTGCAGCCGCCCGTCGAGCCGATGGAATCGCGCCAAGCTGCAAAGATTCCGATCGGAGACGAATGGCAGTACGAACCGAAATGGGACGGGTTTCGCTGCCTCGTATTTCGCAGCGCTGGTAATGTGGAGTTGGAATCGAAGTCGGGTCAGTCGCTCACGCGCTATTTCCCCGAGCTCGTTGCAGCTGCGTTGGCCGTCGATGCCGGCCGCTTCGTACTCGATGGTGAGATCTACATCGAACTCGACGCCGGATTCGATTTCGACGCGCTGCTGCAACGAATCCATCCGGCGGCCAGTCGCGTCGCGCGATTAGCGGTCGAGACTCCGGCTCGTTACGCCGCGTTCGATTTGCTCGTGAATGCTAGCGGCGAACGTTGTTACGAGTGGCCGCTACAACGCCGTCGCATCGAACTCGAGCGCTTTGCGCGTTCGTTCGCAGACGGTGGCACGTTCGCACCGTCGCCGGCAACGACGGACGTCGACATCGCGCGTCGATGGCTCGCGGGCGATACCGCACGGCTCGACGGAGTGATCGCAAAACGCGTCGACGCGCCGTACGCGTTCGGATCGCGCGACGCGGTGGTAAAGATCAAACGTATCTATACTGCAGACTGCGTAGTCGGTGGCTTTCGTCGATCGCCCGATGGCAAGATTGCGTCGCTCCTCCTCGGGCTGTACGACGGCGACGAACTCGATCACGTCGGATTTGTTGGAAGCATGAGCGCCGAGCAGCGGCAGCGGGCGGCAGCCTTGCTCGAACCGTTGGCCGGCGGCTCCGGGTTCAGCGGTGCTGCGCCGGGCGGTCCGAGCCGTTGGCGCAAGGACCCGCAATCGGCCGCCTGGGTGCCGGTGGATCCTGCGATCGTGGTCGAGATTACGTTCGATCACGTCACGGCCAGAAGATTTAGGCACGCCTCAAAGCTTATTCGGTGGCGCCCGGATAAGGCGCCGGAGCAATGTACGATCGAGCAACTGTTACAGCCGAAAGATACAACCGAGCGCCATGCTCGTTAGGGCCCGAGACGTTTACGATAGGTACGACGTTAACAGGGGGTATGGCCCCTTAGAGAAAACTGAGAGTCCCTTCACCTCTTTCAAACCCCAATGAGGAGTCTCGCGAATGCATAATGTTTCGCGGCTTGCCGGCATCTTCGCATGCGCGGCAACGCTGGCGGCGGCCGGTTGTGCCGGCAGTTCCGGTGTAGCCC contains the following coding sequences:
- a CDS encoding ATP-dependent DNA ligase, with amino-acid sequence MSTFDDLPLQPPVEPMESRQAAKIPIGDEWQYEPKWDGFRCLVFRSAGNVELESKSGQSLTRYFPELVAAALAVDAGRFVLDGEIYIELDAGFDFDALLQRIHPAASRVARLAVETPARYAAFDLLVNASGERCYEWPLQRRRIELERFARSFADGGTFAPSPATTDVDIARRWLAGDTARLDGVIAKRVDAPYAFGSRDAVVKIKRIYTADCVVGGFRRSPDGKIASLLLGLYDGDELDHVGFVGSMSAEQRQRAAALLEPLAGGSGFSGAAPGGPSRWRKDPQSAAWVPVDPAIVVEITFDHVTARRFRHASKLIRWRPDKAPEQCTIEQLLQPKDTTERHAR
- the egtD gene encoding L-histidine N(alpha)-methyltransferase gives rise to the protein MPRSHATRSFARDVTEGLTSSPKRLSSKYLYDDVGSALFDAITRMPEYYLTAAETEILRDWGWEIVRMLGEPIDFLEAGSGSAAKTRVLIAEALRVQDRLRYSPIDISTEALRTSSLALVESFPKLSIRAYAGDYFDVLASPKLQLERRTLAMFMGANIGNYEPPDAMRVLELLAGALRKGDALLLGVDLKKDVDMLERAYDDPPGITAAFSKNVLARINRELDADFDLRNFKHIVRYDHSRGSVDSFLEAQAPATVLLRKAGIEINFAAGELLHTESSYKFSDDDVARLGAAAGFTAGKTWHDRQKRFGVRLLIKA